The Lycium barbarum isolate Lr01 chromosome 12, ASM1917538v2, whole genome shotgun sequence genome includes a region encoding these proteins:
- the LOC132621349 gene encoding U-box domain-containing protein 17, which translates to MASAAIFSSLRRQRSPSLEAFLAPVDLTDVGLLQTLTALSSELISTFSGKRLPFYQRKNCKSLLRKLQVFSVLLECLLENNNRSSSRRGSSDLPFTAFLCFKELYLLLYRSKILLDYCSHSSKLWLLLQNHSISGHFHDLNQEISTLLDVFPLKKLNLPEDVREQVQLLQKQARKSKLFVDKHDEMLRLKLFSLLNEFENGGVPDSAQLYSYFVEKLGICSPRSCRVEIEFLEEQIVNHEGDIEPTASVLNGFVALVRYSRFLLFGFEEDDIGLRFGKHKKPKKGLISQEIADTFISVPKDFCCPISLDLMRDPVIVATGQTYDRASISRWMEEGHCTCPKTGQLLDHTRLVPNRALRNLIMQWCAAHKIPYDPLEGGDPFVECFAAASPSKAALEANKATAALLIKQLENGTQIAKTIAAREIRLLAKTGKENRAHIAEAGAIPHLKNLLASPDAVAQENSVTAMLNLSIFDKNKGRIMDDVGCLALIVGVLRFGHTTEARENAAATLFSLSAVHDYKKQIAKADGAVEALAGLLREGSPRGKKDAVTALFNLSTHTENCARMIESGAVTALVGALGSEGVAEEAAGALALIVRQPIGATAVGNEEMAVAGLIGMMRCGTPRGKENAVAALLELCRGGGAAATERVLKAPSLASLLQTLLFTGTKRARRKAASLARVFQRCEHAASMHYGGLGVGYAFAGNSGAARDSTFAGDVSVSMSISVPVL; encoded by the coding sequence ATGGCATCTGCTGCAATTTTCTCATCGTTAAGGAGACAAAGATCACCTTCACTGGAAGCATTCTTGGCACCTGTAGATCTAACAGATGTGGGGTTGTTACAAACTCTAACAGCCTTATCTTCTGAGCTGATTTCTACATTTTCAGGTAAAAGGTTGCCTTTTTATCAAAGGAAGAATTGTAAGTCTTTGTTAAGGAAACTTCAAGTCTTTTCTGTTCTCTTGGAATGTCTTCTTGAGAATAATAACAGAAGTAGTAGTAGAAGGGGTTCTTCAGATTTGCCGTTTACAGCTTTTTTATGCTTCAAGGAGTTGTATTTATTGCTTTACCGGTCAAAAATCTTGCTTGATTATTGCTCCCACTCAAGTAAGTTATGGTTGTTGCTTCAAAACCATTCGATTTCAGGTCATTTTCATGATTTGAACCAGGAAATATCAACCCTTTTGGATGTTTTCCCTTTAAAGAAACTGAATTTACCTGAAGATGTTAGGGAACAGGTTCAATTGTTGCAGAAACAAGCAAGAAAATCTAAGTTGTTTGTTGATAAACATGATGAGATGTTGAGGTTGAAGCTGTTCTCATTGTTGAATGAGTTTGAGAATGGAGGTGTTCCTGATTCTGCTCAGTTGTACTCTTATTTTGTGGAAAAATTGGGGATTTGTAGTCCTAGGAGTTGTAGGGTTGAGATTGAGTTTTTGGAGGAGCAGATTGTGAACCATGAAGGAGATATTGAACCCACAGCTTCAGTGCTCAATGGGTTTGTGGCTCTGGTGCGATACTCCAGGTTTTTGCTATTTGGCTTTGAAGAGGATGATATAGGACTGAGATTCGGTAAGCATAAGAAGCCGAAGAAAGGGCTGATTAGTCAAGAGATTGCAGATACATTCATTTCTGTACCAAAGGACTTTTGTTGTCCGATATCGTTGGATTTGATGAGGGATCCAGTTATTGTGGCAACGGGGCAGACATACGATCGAGCATCTATATCAAGGTGGATGGAGGAGGGTCATTGTACTTGCCCGAAGACAGGTCAGTTGCTTGATCATACCCGACTTGTACCAAACCGGGCACTTAGGAATTTGATTATGCAGTGGTGTGCTGCTCATAAAATTCCCTATGACCCTCTGGAGGGTGGGGATCCATTTGTTGAATGTTTTGCAGCTGCGTCACCTAGCAAGGCTGCATTAGAAGCTAATAAAGCTACGGCAGCTCTTCTCATTAAGCAGCTAGAGAATGGGACACAGATTGCAAAAACTATTGCTGCTCGGGAGATAAGACTTTTAGCTAAAACCGGTAAGGAAAATCGTGCTCACATAGCTGAGGCTGGGGCAATCCCACATTTGAAGAATTTGCTTGCATCTCCAGATGCTGTGGCACAAGAAAATTCCGTCACTGCAATGCTTAACTTATCGATTTTTGATAAGAATAAAGGCCGAATCATGGATGATGTAGGGTGTCTGGCGTTGATAGTTGGAGTTTTGAGATTCGGGCACACCACAGAGGCACGGGAAAACGCTGCAGCAACATTATTCAGTCTGTCTGCTGTTCATGATTATAAGAAGCAAATAGCAAAAGCAGATGGGGCAGTCGAGGCCTTAGCAGGTCTGTTGCGAGAAGGTTCTCCCAGAGGGAAGAAGGATGCAGTAACTGCTCTCTTTAATTTATCTACCCACACAGAAAATTGTGCGAGGATGATAGAGTCGGGAGCTGTTACTGCTCTAGTTGGAGCTTTGGGGAGTGAAGGTGTTGCTGAAGAAGCTGCTGGTGCATTGGCGCTTATTGTTAGGCAACCAATTGGTGCTACAGCTGTCGGCAATGAGGAAATGGCGGTAGCAGGACTCATTGGGATGATGCGATGTGGGACCCCTAGAGGGAAAGAGAACGCGGTTGCTGCGTTGCTTGAATTATGTCGTGGTGGCGGAGCAGCTGCTACTGAGAGGGTCTTGAAGGCTCCGTCATTAGCAAGTTTACTTCAGACATTGCTCTTTACAGGAACAAAGCGGGCAAGGCGGAAAGCAGCATCACTGGCTAGAGTATTCCAACGGTGTGAGCATGCAGCATCAATGCATTATGGCGGGTTAGGTGTAGGATATGCATTTGCTGGAAACTCAGGTGCAGCTAGGGATTCAACGTTTGCTGGTGATGTCTCAGTATCCATGTCCATTTCAGTACCAGTATTATAG
- the LOC132623835 gene encoding G-type lectin S-receptor-like serine/threonine-protein kinase SD2-5 — MKFLRYDYDGYIRAYIEGSDQPKNLLADFISSCDYPTACGSLELCANGFCSCPGSFRKSNDQQNNGCVEVSPVECNGQRSHKMVRVSDVYYFNYVDIDAAALRGTDEESCQELCLKNCSCKVVLFCYFTNFSSGDCYLPSPVLSLINDGKERSGYESSAFIKLPNDAEKSTESTAARRIGIIAGSTSGAFLLIALSVGILIAFNRKQALQENNDDYSEEISGLPRFSYKRLKVATGNFQKKLGQGGFGSVYEGVLQDGQKVAVKVLEGFGQGKKEFLAEIQTIGSIHHVNLVRLVGVCAEKEHKLLIYDFMSNGSLDKWIFGTGYTQFTLDWKIRKRIIHDIAKGLAYLHEECMQRIVHLDVKPQNILLDDDFCAKVSDFGLAKLVDKDQSQIVTRIRGTPGYLAPEWFTAFITEKADVYSFGVVAMEILCGRKNLDYSHSLESPHLLSLLMKKAENNQLIDMIGNYNDDLQCNTSEVVRMMKLAVWCLQSDFTLRPSMSIVVKVIEGTMDIESHLDYSVPNSQSIAAIKRVTDTTNTLFPSILSGPR; from the coding sequence ATGAAATTTTTGAGATATGATTATGATGGATATATTCGAGCCTACATCGAGGGAAGTGATCAACCAAAAAATCTTTTGGCAGATTTCATCAGTTCTTGTGATTACCCCACAGCCTGTGGCAGTTTGGAGCTTTGTGCAAATGGATTTTGTTCTTGTCCGGGTTCATTCAGAAAAAGCAATGATCAACAAAACAATGGGTGCGTGGAAGTTAGTCCGGTGGAATGCAATGGACAACGCTCCCACAAAATGGTGCGTGTTTCGGATGTCTATTACTTTAACTATGTTGACATTGATGCAGCAGCTCTAAGAGGAACAGATGAGGAAAGCTGCCAAGAGTTGTGCTTGAAGAACTGCTCTTGTAAAGTAGTTCTCTTCTGCTATTTTACTAACTTTTCAAGTGGTGACTGCTATCTACCATCGCCTGTTCTGTCACTTATAAATGATGGAAAGGAAAGAAGTGGCTATGAGTCATCTGCATTCATCAAATTACCCAATGATGCGGAAAAAAGTACGGAGTCTACAGCTGCAAGAAGAATTGGCATTATAGCTGGATCAACTAGTGGAGCATTTCTTCTGATAGCATTAAGTGTTGGCATCTTGATTGCTTTCAACAGAAAACAAGCATTGCAAGAAAATAATGATGATTACTCAGAGGAGATATCTGGCCTTCCGAGATTTTCTTACAAACGGCTGAAGGTGGCAACAGGGAATTTCCAGAAAAAGCTTGGTCAGGGAGGCTTTGGCTCAGTTTATGAAGGAGTTCTTCAAGATGGTCAAAAAGTAGCAGTGAAGGTTCTCGAAGGTTTTGGACAAGGGAAGAAGGAATTCTTGGCAGAAATCCAGACCATAGGAAGCATCCATCATGTTAATCTTGTTAGACTAGTTGGAGTTTGTGCTGAGAAAGAGCATAAGCTATTAATTTATGATTTCATGAGTAACGGATCATTGGATAAATGGATTTTCGGAACAGGCTATACACAGTTTACCCTtgattggaaaataagaaaaagaatcaTCCATGATATAGCGAAAGGATTGGCTTATCTTCATGAAGAATGTATGCAAAGGATAGTCCACTTAGATGTAAAGCCGCAGAACATTCTGTTGGATGACGATTTTTGTGCAAAGGTTTCTGATTTTGGTTTGGCCAAGTTAGTGGATAAAGATCAGAGCCAGATAGTGACCAGAATTAGGGGAACCCCGGGATACTTAGCTCCTGAATGGTTTACCGCATTCATTACAGAAAAAGCAGATGTCTACAGCTTTGGAGTTGTTGCAATGGAGATCCTCTGTGGACGCAAGAACTTGGACTATTCACACTCACTGGAATCTCCACATTTGCTTAGTTTGTTAAtgaaaaaagctgaaaacaatcAGTTGATCGATATGATCGGAAACTACAACGATGATCTGCAATGCAATACATCAGAAGTGGTCCGTATGATGAAGCTTGCTGTCTGGTGCTTACAGAGTGATTTTACTCTGAGGCCTTCCATGTCCATAGTGGTTAAAGTAATAGAGGGGACAATGGACATTGAATCTCACTTAGACTACAGTGTTCCAAATTCACAATCAATTGCAGCAATCAAAAGAGTGACAGACACAACCAATACCTTgtttccttcaattctttcaggaCCTAGGTAA